The genomic stretch CTATCAGTGGCGATATCTGCTCTTTCTGATAATTCCAGATGAATTATTCTGCGTTCATAAGCTGGCATAGAAGGCAGTATCTTTTCTTCTTTCATTAAAGCAACATCATCAGCAGTTAATTTTGCCAGTTCTTTCAAATACTCTATTTTCTTTTTTTTGTAACCATTAATATCCAGGTCAATATAGAATTCCTGGTCAATTTGCCTTCTCAAAATTGACTTTAATAATCTCTGGATTTCAACTAAAGTTTGTCCCCCTTCTCCAATTAAAATTTTAGGTTCATCACTTTTTAAATTAATTGGAACAATTAGATCTTGCTGCGGCAAAAACTGGATTTCCACATCAAATGTGGTTTTTTCAAAAAACTCTTTGGTAACTTGTTTAATTGTCTCTAAATTATTGGGACTCAACATAGTTTTTATTTACAAAATATTGCTGCATTATTGAAAACGAAGAGGTAGCTATCCAATACAAAGCAATAGCTGCTGGCAAACGCAAAAGAATCATAACTGTAAAAAATGGCAGAAAATACATCATTTGTTTTTGCATAATATTTGCAATTTGATTTGCTTTATTATCTCCAGCCTTTTTCATTTTTGGATTCATTGATTTTGCCTGAAAGAATTGAAGGGTACCTGCTAGAATTGCCAAAAGCATACTGGCTTGAGAAAGATTAACTAAACCTAAAAAACTAGGATTAATTATCCCTGCATTAGGAACAAAAGCATATAAGCTACTCATTGCTCCTGGCTCAAGTCCTTTCCAAAAAACCTGATAAAGAGCAATTAAAAG from Patescibacteria group bacterium encodes the following:
- a CDS encoding YidC/Oxa1 family membrane protein insertase, whose translation is MNILLEVFNKVLYQPLFNALVLIYNYFPGNDFGIAVIVLTVLIRIALHPLMSQSLKSQRVMSELQPKIKEVQKKFKDDKQKQTEELLKIYQEAKINPISGFLPLLIQLPLLIALYQVFWKGLEPGAMSSLYAFVPNAGIINPSFLGLVNLSQASMLLAILAGTLQFFQAKSMNPKMKKAGDNKANQIANIMQKQMMYFLPFFTVMILLRLPAAIALYWIATSSFSIMQQYFVNKNYVESQ